Genomic DNA from Coffea arabica cultivar ET-39 chromosome 7e, Coffea Arabica ET-39 HiFi, whole genome shotgun sequence:
GGCGACGGGCTTTGGCTTCAGGGACTATGTGCATCAAGCCAAGAAACGATGTCACCAAGCACTCTAAGTATCATCTCATCTGGCTCGCCTTCAAGAAGGGCATGATAAGCATCGTCATAGAGAATCAGTTCCTTGTCTGCACTGCTTGCCTTCTCATATAATTCCTTGCTAACTGATGGATCTGTTACCCCATCAGCCTTGCCGTGGAGGACCAATAATGGCAGAGAAACCTACAAAAGAGCATTTATCATCAGTCGTCTTTCAAATGTTATGTTATTTCCACAGCATCAAAAAGCATGTTGGAAGTCATAAACGGAAAGCAGTCTCTCCAAGAAATTAAAGCAACTCCATATGATAACTTCAAAACCTCCTtagaacaagaagaagaaacgtGTTTACATACATTCTCCAGTTGTTGTCCTATTTCCTGGGTGGTGTTCAGTAACTCTACGGCAGTTCGTAGCCTTGGTTTATGCTTGTAAGCAATCATGTTGCACGCAAGCTGCAAACAGTGCCAAaaagggggggaaaaaaaagaaaaagatgagcAGGTAAACAATGGAAAAAAAGTCTTTTTCTGCTCTGTTTTCTACAGGCAGTGTTCTGTCTTTCTGTTGAACACTTCATAGAAGGGAAAGGAGGCTAACCAAATTCCTTTTCTTGACGTCTCTGATTGCTAAGTGAACTAAATCCTTATGTGGAACTAGCTGCCGTGTTGGAAGAAGTTTCGCCGCTCCAATAAGAACTTGGGTGAGTACCCATGGCGGAAGCATTTCATCTGCAATCTGTAGAAAAATACTCGGATCAAGAAATGAGGTATATGAGAAACAAGAAATGTACAAGTCAGAAGGTAGTTGAGAGTGGTACCTTGCACATCGGTGCAAGAAGAACAGCTCCATTCCATGAATTAGGCTGTTTGAGGTGAGTCTTCAGAGCTACAGCTCCTCCCATAGATTGTCCAAACAGGAAGCTTGGCAGACCACAGAAATCTGGATTTTCTGCACCACAAAATGTAATTTTAATATCCTTCCAAAAACTGTCATGCAGTTTAACTTTTGAGAAATTAGCCAAAATACCTTTAACTTTTGAGAAATGCTCAACCACATCATCAACTAGCCCGTCAAAGCTTGGAATATAGCCATGAAGACCCTCGGAAAGTCCAAATCCAGGATAATCCATAGCAAAAACTGCATAGCCGGAGGAGGCTAACTTTCTAGCAACTCCTGCAAATGACGCCATACATCCGTTAAACCATAAATATACACTGAAATCTGCAAATCTGCAACTACAAATCATTTGGTTAAGCTACATACCTTCAAAGAAAAAGGTGCAAGTGTCTCCATAACCATGACAATAACAAACCACTGCCTTGGGAGGACTGGTCTGTGGCACCCAACTCTTCGAGAAATATTCCAATCCTTTAGAGTTCACCTGATATGACTGCATCACAGGATTCAAATTCTTAGAAAGATGTAAAAACTTTCATAAATGCTGTGAAACTATATAAAGACAAAAGATGCCACTGGTAAACGCTAGTtttcaaaataaacatgaaagtttGCGAAAATATGAATGATTTCTAGCTTAGGCTAGTCGACAGAGACTAGACAACTATCAGTCAATTGTAGCAGTTATAATAGTGTACAAATAGAAATTTATGGCACTCTAAAGCTATGTCTATTAACTGACTTATCATCATGACAATCTTCTCAAAATGGaaaatcatttttctttatCACTTTTTCAAGGACGACAAGCAAATAGACTACTATTATAGTAGATGACCCGGATACGATGGGACACATTccagttatttttttttttttggtaggaaAGACTtgcataaaataaaaaggaaaggttaCAACTTAGCAAAGATAGGATTAGAAAGATATACTAAGAAGTTGTACCTCCTTCATCGTCAAGCCATCACTTGGGATCTGTTAAAACACAAACACACAGCAAGTCAGCATCACCTAGCAAATTGTCAATCCAAGAAAAAGGAACTCAAACTTCAACACAATATGATTCCTACGACGAAACTAGATTTTTTACTAAACCATATATTTCGACCGAGCCAAAtccaataaaagaagaaaaaatttgctGCTCCAACAGTTAAAACCATGCATATCCACAAATCTTAACCAAGGATGGAAGAGGCAAAACCCTTCCAATAACAGAAACCATATCCCATTTTATGGGTGCCAGATGCAATCTTGTAAAAGTGCATCTGCCCTTCTAATTCGTTTAACAGCAAGTGGAGTGTACTTGGAGTAGCTTGAACACATATAAGCAATTCTACGCATTTGCTAAAAAATAACCAATAAGCCATGTATATCATCAATAAGCTTTCTTCACAATGGCGTAAGTTTTATCAAATTACCAATCCCTTGAGCACCTGTTGCAATGTGCAATAATTACCTTGAACAAAATATGATCAATTGAAAGTTGAATATCCTTGAAGGCCTCGCGAGCAAGCCTTCGGGCCCCAACCTCTTGCATATTTGTATCCATTATCTTCTGCAACTCTTGACTTATCCATGGGAACTTCTCAAAcctcaacattgtagcccttttcTTACCCCTCAAGGACGAAGTTTTAACCTTTGCCTCTAAATTATACAATATCAAATATTTGTCAGAACCCAGAAAATCTatcaacaaaaagagaaaaagaaagaaaaatcaaaagcagCTAGATGACTTCTGGGAAGCTATTCAAAATGTCAATGGTACCTATGGGATTGTTATGAAGCTGTTCGTGCTGGTTTTTAGCAGACGATAAGCATGGTACCAACAACAGAAGCATTGGGCCTTTTAAAGCCGCGCGATTCTGGGATGGTCAAGAATCTGTTTGTCAGTATTAGACTTTTTAGTAGCGTTCAATAAAAGTGTTTTAAAAATATGGGAGGTTGAATTCAAGGAGATGCGGGGTCTTGAGGAAAAGTAATAGTCGGAATGCGTACTTGGCTAAACAGAGAAAAAGGAAGACGTAGAGGCAGTTGCTGATTCCGCGTGTCGGAGATGTTCCTCTTTTGTCTTTTTCCCCCCCttttattctaattttttttctttcatttgttcTTCGCGTTGCTTAAATAAATCTAGGAATAATTTTGGAAACTCCCCTGAGGTTTCgacaatttcactgagctcccCTGAAGTTTAAAAAATTGCACATACCTCCtttaatttgatagttttagtaacaaaatcttaaaataatattgacttgatcaaatttttaaatgaatacccaaaaatgcacttgtgtaatgagttttaatttacttttttataaaattataagaTTATTTAATGTAATTACAAGGAAAATGTGCCGAATTTTTCATGTGCAtacctactatttgataaacaactataataataattttatcactatgataggatacttttgatggtattttattatggatttagatttataagatagaaaataaaatgttgaaataattgattcagagtttatgaatttttttactAGTGGGgttatcataatttagtagtgattttgggcaatttccttttgatttattgttaattttaataccaaaaaatagaaaacaaagattagCGAAAAATATCGGATTACGTATAAAAttaattcataaaaaaaattagttcgACATTTGATTACAATAGAAACTAGAGATAATAGTAGTAATTTTACAAATTTATtgggaaaaaattaaaataaaaaggaaaaagaatgaaaaaataactttaaagtcattctaagtataagcatCCAAACAAGGGAATtacattaaaatatttaaggataatattatcattttaaatgacaagggaggtgtgtgtaatttttcaaaccttagACAAGCTCAGTAAAATTGTCataaatctcaggggaggtttctgaaattatcccataaatCTAATTTGCGGACTTCTCTTCGTCATCGTTCCTATTGTATGAATTGAGGCAATCAAAATGTCAGTGTATATCACATTGACCCGGAAAGTTTCACGGTTGCATCTTATagactttttttaaaaaaaatattattttaggtgttaatttcaaaattgaaaTCTTAAAATATCAAACTTTCTTCCGTAGCTGAAGACTCTAGgaatgtttttttctttttttttaaaaaaaatgtaaagcTGGTAAAATTTAAAGAGCACATTATAATGAAGATACTTATCGGTCCGTGCAAACTTCATAGTCAAATAGAACTTGTTGTTCCACATTAAATGTTTTTATGGTCTTACCTTCTTGTCACGGCGTTTGTGATGTGTTACTTGCATATTAATTGTTTTCTTTGAGGGAAACGTGCATCGTTCAATGACAATTAAATAGTCTGGGTATACTTAAAACATTAATTATTATTAACAAACATTTTCTGCTTTAATTAATAGTACAAGTTTTGAAGTAGTAGTAATTAAAACTAAGGAGCTTTGCGTTCACACTGCACATGCAGGGATGGACGTACATTTTACCATTATCTATCATGGGAATCTGGTAAGGCGGCCAGTCCATTTTGGGTTCTGaaatgtaaaaaatatatatatatatatgtattttagGCATCGGGGAAGGTGCCCGAAGACTGACGGAACAGATAAACAAGGGATTGATCGATTTTTATGGAGCAGTTTTTTGGATTGGAACAGGTACTTTCGTGGACTTGGAAAATTCTAACGGGTGCGCTTTTGAAGACTTGGAATCCGTCCCCACACCAAAACATCGCCGGGTACGGATTAGAGCCAAGACAAGATGCCTTTGAATGATGGCGatgatttgtattttttttttttttttatgatgatAAAACAACGACCCTTATACTTTGAAGTGGAATTCCAGACAGGTGCTGTTGGTGACTTCATTCATATAATACTACTAATAGTCTCGCTTTGGAAAATTCGAACCAGTTACTTTTCAAGACACCATTCATGTAACGACAAATCTAATACGCCTTAGAAATCCGGCAAATGATTATGCGTGAAGACAAGCGCTGCACCACGATGACCGGAAGTGAACGACCcttaaatatataatttgaaaAACGTGATGTGGACATACACTGAATGGAAAAAACATGATGGAGTGCAGATGCCGGAGACTATAACCGCTTCTGTGCCGTAATCATTTACCATATCCTTCTCTGCGTTGTTTAGTATTCTATTCCCCGAATGACCTGAAACTTTGAAAACTTTttcccttctcttttttttttttttatgtttaatatttttaatgATGCATAATCAAGCAAAAGATAACAACGTTGAATTAGTGGACGAGATAAGATCAAAATGAAGACAAAAAATTCAACAGTTGAAGTgagaaattcaaaattaaagttACATGCAATTGTGGATCAATCGTTGCATGTAAGTGTGCCTGTGCAGCAAACATCCCAATGCTGCCATGTAGTACATTATTGAAAGTTGTACCGGAAGTGACTGGTAAATTTTCACGACAAAGAAATTATTGAATTGGTAAAAATAGTAAGTATTCAGATATGATTATGAAAatcttaaaatatattttttttaaaaaaaaatatcttcTTGAACGagtatatttcaaaaattggtGAGAAGTTTGCAGACGCGTGGTTTACAATGTCgagttatttttttttgttgagtaAGCTGGATAATTACCTTTAAGTCCCGTGTAAACTACTTGACACGAAGAATAAAAtgtttaaattgaaatttatgtAAATCCTAATTAACAATGAGGTGGGGAGTACGCATCCTGCATAGAGACAAGAGGAAAGTCTAGGACAACATGCTTGCGCCGTAATCATTTACTAAACCTtcaataatatattattattgtttagtATTCCCCGAatctttgaaaaaaatttctcttttttttttatgtttaatatttttaatgATGCATGCATAATCAAGCAAAAGATAACAACGTTGAATTAGCAGATGAGATAAGATCAAACTGAAGACAAAAAATTCAACAGTTAAGTGAAAAATTTGCAAGTGAGAAATCGAAAATTGAAGTTATAATTTGACGACGATTAGCTGCAACAATTAGTAAATGATTGAAATTGAGTTAGTGAATGTGATATCAAGCATTAATTTGTACGTAAAGTTTGCAGCAAACATCCAAACGCCGCCATGTACATTATTGTAATTTGTGCCGGATAAATTGAATTGGTAAAAATAGACGTGATTATGAAAACCGTaaaagatattaaaaaaaaaaaaccttgtgGAACGAGTATGTTTCGAAAATTGCAGATGCATAGCTTGAAACGGTTTACAGTAATGTCGTGTTATATTTTGTTTAGTGAGTAGGATACCTAGCTTTAAGTCCTCCCGAGCAATGTACGATAATCACTTTGAACGACTCGACACGATGAATAAACTATTTAAATTGATTATTTCATGTAAATCCTAACATTTAAGGAGTCAAAAAAGGAGGGTTAGAGTGCAAATGCATGGAGACAAGAAAGTTCAGGACAACGTGCACGTGCCTTAATAATTTACTACTAAACCTTCGatatatttattattgtttAGTATTTGCCCAATATAATATGATGACCTTGACACTTTGAAAATTTGttctttattttatatttaatcTTTTTAATGATGCGTGATCAAGCAAAAGATCACGTTGAATTAGTAGATGATGATATGCTTGAACCGAAGACAAAAATTCAGTGGTTAAGttagaaattcaaaattgacGTTATAATTTgactattaattaattaactacaaCAACGTACGTAAAtgattgaaattgaattagAATGCAAGTGTCCTAATTAATGCCATGTACCACATTTGTAAGTTGCACTGGAAGTTCACGATGTATTATAATGCAGATTAAGAACATTTGTGGTTTCGATAACACTGACAAAGAAATTGAATTGGTACAGATAGTATTCAGACATGACGGCtatgaaaaacttaaaacatataaataaaaaaataaaaaaataaaaaaatcttgaaGAATAACTAGCTTGAAGCCTTGTGCAATGTACGAGAATCACTTTAATACGAAGAATAGATTGTTTAAATTGATTATATAGAAATTTAGGTAATACTTTGCACAACTTTTTAAGCTAATTGTTCAATTCATTTGAAAAGTCACCTAAAATTTTGTTGATAAGTTAGTTTAGTTAAGCTTTGATTTCAAATCTTCCATCTTGGTCTTGGTCAAAATcgtacttttttaaaaaaaaaataataaatttggtTTGTTAAGtatattatgcttatatatatatattaattgtttgttttgaatttcTTTATGCCTTGAGATTTATATGCCTTTTGTTGTGACTTATAACTAGTTATATGTATATGTCGGTATGGACTGTTGACCATCTCATTAATAATGAAtatcatattaatattattctgACAATTTGTACATATTTGGTCATAACACATAATACTTAATTACTCATCACATAATACATTTGAATGCTTAAAACTACATAATATTTTCAGAGATCACAACAACATGTCAGTGGGAAGCTTCAGGCCTGAAATATTAATGCATGTATGAAACACTCACGCCACCAATTACAACGAAGACAAAATAGACTAAATGCACAAGAGAGTGAAGCGACGACCGATGGGAGAAGGGACAGTTGTATTTGGTGGTCTACTGTTGCCTTCTTGGACCAGGAACTTGGACCAATTAGTTTTTATGGGTTGTCACTTACTTGTAGCCTGCAAATTGAATCCCCGTGCAAGCAACAACTGGACAATTTCGTAAAGGACAACGAGGACAGAAAATATATGACATTTTCTTGAGTCGTACAATTTCTGAATGGGAAAGTAGAAACATCAGTCGCAACAactgccttttctttttccttttttctttttttctatgcTTTTCAATACGCATTGCATGTGCTCTTAGTACACCATATTAATATCTATCGACTATAGGAACTCTCGCATCATCTGTTCTCACTCTTAGAGTAGTTGGTCATTAAGAGAGATTTAAAACTCTACTTGAATGCAGGTCAAGAGATTTTGATCCCTCAACCTATATTCTAATATCCAggcttttttaaaaatattttaaccgTCTGAATGAATCGATGATGGTTCACCGAATTTTTCTTGATCTGTTTAAGTACGCTAGGAGTAGTTGTAGTTGtggagaccaaaaaaaaaaaaaggctatagGAACTCTCACGAAGGAATCTTTACATCAACCAATTCATTATCTTGACAACCTAGACTAATATAGTGatccaaaaccaaaatgtaaaCCATCATGCCTTCTAAGTTTTGTTGAAATATTACAGCGCCACGCTTACAATTTCAAGGGGGattaagaaatgaaacaaattgATGCTCCTTCGAGCTGCTGATAAACCTATCATGATTGCTGTAACACAATACTATGGACGTCAGCCAGGATTCTTTTACAAAAGATTTTGGAGATAGAACGCGTGTATTATTTCATTATTTGTCTACAAGGGTAGAAGACTAGATCATGCAAAAGGGCATGAATGAAGTAGCAAAAAGGCATTAACATGAtgagacaaaacaaaacaaaaacagacaTGTTGCTGCCCAGGATCGAACTGGAGACCTTCAGTGTGTAAGACTGACGTGATAACCACTACACCACAGCAACTTGGGTGTCATTGGTAGGTTTCTAGGATAGATATTTTAGCTGAACATTTCGGTTCCACCACAGTCATTACTACAGTTGCTCTTCACGCAAGTCGTGTCATGGTTCTAAGATTTGTTGCATTAGTGAAGATATGATCAGGTTGGATTgacttgattttctttcaatGAAAGGGTAGAAGTTTGTTTGGGATTATACGACTACTGTCATAGTGTCATTTTGTAGCTCGTAGTAGTTCGGGAATGGAATTCAATTTCGTGGGAAGGCCGAAGGCCTCGTTTCAAGCCAATTCCAAAATCTGCGAATGTGATAAATTGGAATATCAAGAAATTAATGAGCGTTTTTAACACGTTCACGCTTCCAAAAAAGTTGGAGCAGTTCGTTTATCTAAATTAACCAGTTCGTCCAATAGGCAAATTCAACGTGTCTGGCAACAGTTTTAAACAACTTACCTAAAACTTACGACAATTTATCaaaaatctatatctatatctatatactagtgtgaatacccgtgctacACACGGTGCTGAcataattgaaaaaaataaaaataaaatggtgaacaaataaaggtaaaaaaattgtaccaacaaaattaaaatgtaatatatgtttaacaatagtttgaaaaaTAATAGAATGTGTATATCATTCAAGAATTGTCTTTTTTTGGAAGATggatcctgaaaaaaaaaaataaaaatttatattaaaaaagggaATGATATATTTCTATaaatgaatgtaattgaatgttgttaaaatgaaatacttacaaatactaagcattcgatttgataatcttgtttGAAAGTGCGAACACTCTTCACACCAATTCACTTTTAGTACGAATgccaaaattggtgatttaattaactttgttaaattttgtggagtgcgtactacaaatgaaaatgcacgatctttGCATTTTTTGTAATAATGACTTGTACTTCGAttgcatttgaaaatttttagtcCAATGAAACTACTGAAAATTTCCCCGTTACTGAACCTCCCCATCCCACGCGTCCGATTATGAGCACCGAGGCGAGGAGACTGTAGAGTAGCTCACTTTTTCCCAACTTCCAGCAAGTAGCCCACCAGTGCCAGCCACACATACTTGCAAtcacaacccccccccccccaaaacccTGCAAAACCAAGCACCACTTATTGAAAACAAACCAATAAATGCACTAAAATGCCTCCCATCTATACTTcaaattgcactttaacccaCGAATTTTTATTTTAGGTATTTTGACCgcatattgttatttttttgtgCGAAATTATCCCTCTAATTGCTTTTGTCTTTTTCGATTTTTTCACATGTCGCTAACTGCTTCATTCCCTCTGCGATCACTTGTatatttaaaatcaatttttaatattaaataaaaaggaatcCATTAGTTTATAATATGTTCATAATGtagataaattattaaatttggaaaagggTGTATGTTCTTATaggcttcttttcttttcttttttgggggaAAATGAATTTGTTCttgtaggtttttttttttggatatagaattgtttttcaaagattttggtTCTTAGTCCCTACTATGTTTAAACCATCTTTTAATATCCAACTCAATATAGTCTTTTAATTTGGCAGCctctataatttttaatttattcttttgggttAAGTTCAGTTagaattcagaatttttcaaATACCAAGAGAAaccatatttttttttagtcaCCGTCTTCAATTCCCCATTTAATGACCCTTGTGGATTTACCGATTATGAATAGGATAGATGATGTGTTATTAGAATTTAAAAGCTACCGCCATAGTGTTCCtattccatttttctttatttcttttgggtCAAGGTAATCTCTAATCCTTCCAAGTGAAGTTTAAATATGATTGAAAAAATAGGGCCTTCAAGTACATTGCCAAGTAGCTTTAATGAGCGAGGCTATTGCAAGCCTAAAAATTGATATTCCAGAAGATCACGTTGGTTAATTATTAGAGGTTTAACAGGCCCTACTCTGATGGTTCGAGTTTGTGTCTTATCATGAACAATAAGTGCAACTAAACTTTACAATTTTGTTCTTCACACACATCGTTTCCACTTTCCATTTTCGCTGAATTGCTACTGTTTGAGTAGCAACAGCATGGTCGATGCATAAATCATGCATTTAATGGGTCATTTGGAGCATGTGCTTGTGATTTTGTGTTTATACGTTATCCCACTGTTGAGTATCTTTGCTTTACGGTGTAACAATAAGCAAACGACCGTTCAtaggattttgtaaaaaaatttcagaaataaTGGATGATCAGAAAATCAATGCAATATCATTCATGACAAAAagcaaatcaaaagcaaaacatgCTTAAAAGGCAGAGGGGGCTGACCTGGAAAATTAAGCCGACAAGAATATACTTCCAGTTCTTCGCAAGAAGATTGATTTCCGCTGAAGTCTATGCACATAATCTCTTCCATAACTgctcacaaaagaaacaaaatcaatacatttacaaaatcaatagagaaccaaaaacaaataagaaactgAGAGAGAGGGTATGGGAATTGGGGCTGGAATTCtttggaggagttttaattgggatggaattcttaaattggagAACTCTTAATTGGAGTGGACTCTTAATTGAAGTAGGAAACGtgggatgatgattagaggatttgtaggagtggttgtaggatgagttaagagatagtgggaatattttaaatttaaatttgattggtgataaggtgagttataacccactactttttatgtattaaaataaatacaaaaatttagaaaaaaaatgagaagtttagaagccattgagagggtttctgctaaaaatccttttcttgaatacatatagatatagatattgcAGAGAGGGTTTTAACATAGACCCTCCTAATGACTTccaaactttccattttttttctagatcttgtatttattttaatacataaaatctaattaaaaactttaaaatagtGGGTTATAACTAATCATATCTctagtcaaatttaaaatttaaaacttttccAATATCTCATTCATAAATCATTTATAGTttattatttatactttaagtcctttttactccttaattaaataaaatacatTTGTCAACCCAAATTTCTCAGGGGTAATTGATTAGtctcattttaaaattattcaccctattatatttttatcactttagtcccttttattcattcattaaagaGGATTAATTTATCTAGCCAAATCCTCGAGATAATGTGATTAGTCCTATTTTTTAGTTATTCacccaattatttttttatcaccTTCCTTCTAGGTATATTAATCATTTGTCGAAATCTTCTAATGATATACTCTATTACtattaatttttaataatttatgaTACAATTACTAAATCAATTTTCTTGCAGTCTTAaacttattctttttcttttgtattcaGCAAACTTAGGGCACTTTAATAGGTTtgctttttataatttttatgttaGATTTTATTCATTAggtttttttaaagttttaaaatttgaatgttGAAATTATACTCTAACATTAAATTGGAGTATGTAAATAACAATTATGACATTTTATTTGCACTTAGAATAAACTCAATATTAATATCGTGCAAGCATCTAGATGACTTTTTATTTAGCACATGTACACCAAAAAGTGCatgtaaagaaaaatttatGTATGAATTTTAAATGAGCAAATTATCCCAGTGGCCACTAAACTTTTGCCATCGTCGAGTTTTggtcactcaactattaaaagtcTGGTTTTGACCACCAAACTGTATAAAAGGTAGACGCGAGGCCATTCTGTTAGATTTAGTCGTTAACTTCACCGATGTGTCCGTCCGCGCGATTTTTAATACAAAAGATAGGGTCAATTTAGGAAGTCGAAAATATCACTTGCacctcttcttcctctcccatgcatctgttcttcttcttccttgccTAAACCCAAACATCAAACAATtgacaatcaaagaaaaacGCAACAACGAAGAATTTTGGGGGATTGAGAGACAGCAGAACAGGTTGACAAACAAGATCTTCATTTCCTGG
This window encodes:
- the LOC113701208 gene encoding caffeoylshikimate esterase, which produces MLLLLVPCLSSAKNQHEQLHNNPIEAKVKTSSLRGKKRATMLRFEKFPWISQELQKIMDTNMQEVGARRLAREAFKDIQLSIDHILFKIPSDGLTMKESYQVNSKGLEYFSKSWVPQTSPPKAVVCYCHGYGDTCTFFFEGVARKLASSGYAVFAMDYPGFGLSEGLHGYIPSFDGLVDDVVEHFSKVKENPDFCGLPSFLFGQSMGGAVALKTHLKQPNSWNGAVLLAPMCKIADEMLPPWVLTQVLIGAAKLLPTRQLVPHKDLVHLAIRDVKKRNLLACNMIAYKHKPRLRTAVELLNTTQEIGQQLENVSLPLLVLHGKADGVTDPSVSKELYEKASSADKELILYDDAYHALLEGEPDEMILRVLGDIVSWLDAHSP